From the genome of Virgibacillus siamensis, one region includes:
- the blaI gene encoding penicillinase repressor BlaI has translation MTNKIPAISESEWEVLKVLWAKAPQTANEIISSLPAHTNWKPKTVRTLLDRLTKKEVVGVHKDRRIYTFYPLYSQDECQRAKTESFVKRIYDGTLKSMLVQFIQDEDLSEEEIKELRSILDKKQNKK, from the coding sequence GTGACAAATAAAATACCCGCTATTTCAGAGTCAGAATGGGAAGTATTGAAGGTGCTTTGGGCAAAAGCGCCGCAAACAGCAAATGAAATCATTTCATCCTTGCCGGCACATACGAACTGGAAGCCGAAGACCGTACGTACCTTGTTAGATCGGCTTACAAAAAAAGAGGTTGTCGGTGTTCATAAAGATCGTCGGATATATACGTTCTATCCGCTCTACTCCCAGGACGAATGTCAGCGTGCAAAAACAGAATCCTTCGTAAAACGAATCTATGACGGCACCTTAAAATCGATGCTCGTTCAATTTATTCAGGATGAAGACCTGTCGGAAGAAGAAATCAAAGAGTTAAGGTCCATTTTGGATAAGAAGCAAAATAAAAAGTAA
- a CDS encoding DnaJ family domain-containing protein — translation MSEKHNDFIGDMMRENQDDYNNLPGKGKPLPKENLQMDTFQRFQKTAKDAGFLPPWLKLQKEIASLLKTAKTEKDLEDINSKIKKHNRICPIPMQKNLVSFVNLEKAKDNWSE, via the coding sequence ATGAGTGAAAAACATAATGATTTCATCGGCGATATGATGCGGGAAAATCAGGACGACTATAACAATTTACCTGGAAAAGGAAAACCATTGCCGAAAGAAAATTTGCAGATGGACACCTTTCAGCGTTTTCAAAAGACAGCAAAAGATGCCGGTTTTTTGCCGCCATGGTTAAAACTGCAAAAAGAAATAGCTTCTTTATTAAAAACAGCAAAAACAGAAAAAGATTTGGAAGACATAAACTCGAAAATTAAAAAACATAATCGTATCTGTCCCATACCCATGCAAAAAAATTTGGTCAGTTTCGTAAATTTGGAAAAGGCAAAAGACAATTGGAGCGAATGA
- the bla gene encoding class A beta-lactamase, which yields MSRRFSLKSSTCMFTLFISLMLLTTLTACANADSKTDASSDTGKKSKQRISKDEKFAQLENEFDARIGVYAIDTGTKQTVAYHPNERFAYTSTFKVLAAAILLKQNDIQELERVIPYTKDDLVTYSPVTEKHVDDGMTLLEISEAAIRKSDNTAGNLLLEAIGGPDKFEQALRNIGDDVTQPERYETELNEFKPGNKRDTSTPKAMAANLKKVALSDFLSKNKRELLIDWMKGNATGDALIRAGAPEGWKVGDKSGAGSYGTRNDIAIVWPPNREPIVIAVMSRHNKEDAEYDDALVAKAAEITLNALQ from the coding sequence GTGAGTAGAAGATTTTCATTGAAGTCCAGCACCTGCATGTTTACATTGTTCATTTCATTAATGTTATTAACAACACTTACCGCATGCGCTAATGCAGACAGTAAGACGGATGCGTCATCTGACACAGGTAAAAAATCAAAGCAAAGAATTAGTAAAGATGAAAAATTTGCCCAGCTTGAAAATGAATTCGACGCCCGAATCGGTGTTTATGCAATCGATACAGGTACGAAACAAACTGTCGCATACCATCCAAATGAGCGTTTCGCCTACACGTCCACATTTAAAGTTTTGGCTGCAGCAATCTTGCTGAAGCAAAACGACATCCAAGAACTTGAAAGAGTTATTCCGTACACGAAGGATGATCTGGTTACCTATTCCCCGGTTACCGAGAAACACGTGGATGATGGTATGACATTGCTGGAAATAAGTGAAGCAGCCATCCGTAAAAGCGATAACACCGCCGGGAACCTCCTGCTTGAAGCGATCGGGGGTCCCGATAAATTTGAGCAAGCTTTACGCAACATCGGTGATGATGTTACCCAGCCGGAACGTTACGAAACTGAGTTAAACGAATTCAAACCGGGTAACAAGCGTGATACCAGCACACCAAAAGCCATGGCCGCTAATCTGAAAAAAGTCGCCCTAAGTGATTTTCTTTCAAAAAATAAGCGTGAATTACTTATCGATTGGATGAAAGGAAATGCAACGGGAGACGCACTGATACGTGCAGGTGCGCCTGAAGGATGGAAAGTTGGTGACAAAAGCGGTGCCGGAAGCTATGGCACACGAAATGACATTGCAATTGTTTGGCCGCCGAACAGAGAACCAATCGTCATCGCGGTTATGTCCCGGCACAATAAAGAGGACGCCGAATATGACGACGCACTGGTTGCAAAGGCTGCTGAAATTACGCTGAACGCTCTACAATAA
- a CDS encoding BlaR1 family beta-lactam sensor/signal transducer: MSVPQLAVCMFISSFVVTAIMLIRKVFKNQLTSKWQYNLWFLLLTALIIPFLPAQLLNFGGEFSWNGTSQNNTSPINTASENPASENGNWMHDFSTSVTRIDLTFSNYIVTIIWILGMLGMIALTMNAWFKLRKIKTSASIVKNKEVLTLLEQSKQHLHISRRIILVKSPLIKSPLTFGMFRTYIILPQHAEAWMSMKDLKYILLHELNHIKYKDIATNYIVILFQILYWFNPLIWIAFKEMRLDREIACDRAVLTMLEENQHAAYGNTILNFVDKSYHSRHFAIVNQFAGSKKQLKKRIERIADFTKESKLLKLKSMLIFIVLAGIVTSQIPIASAMPYSDNRITFDKKHTIYEDLSGFFKDYDGSFVIYDLREAQYHIYNKDKSTLRVSPNSTYKIYSALFALESGVITRHQTSMKWNGKTYPYNTWNQNQNLFTAMENSVTWYFQRLDKLVQMESIQAYLDQLNYGNQNVSGGIESYWLESSLKISPIEQVQLLKNFYTNKFGFDKKNIQFVKEAIKLETKDQAALYGKTGTGTVNGKNVNGWFIGFAETEHNTYFFAANIENSHHANGSTAAKITKSILKDKGIY; the protein is encoded by the coding sequence ATGTCTGTCCCCCAACTGGCTGTATGCATGTTCATATCTTCTTTTGTAGTCACTGCAATTATGCTTATCCGGAAGGTTTTTAAAAATCAATTGACATCCAAATGGCAATATAATTTATGGTTTCTTTTACTGACTGCATTAATAATTCCCTTCCTGCCGGCACAATTATTGAACTTCGGGGGTGAATTCTCATGGAATGGGACTTCACAAAACAATACGTCCCCAATCAACACTGCATCAGAAAATCCTGCATCGGAAAATGGAAATTGGATGCACGATTTTTCAACATCTGTTACCCGGATTGACCTTACATTTTCAAACTATATCGTAACCATTATATGGATTTTAGGAATGCTCGGCATGATTGCTTTGACAATGAACGCCTGGTTTAAACTGCGAAAAATCAAGACATCTGCAAGCATCGTTAAAAATAAAGAGGTGCTCACATTACTCGAACAAAGTAAACAACACCTTCATATTTCGCGTCGGATTATATTGGTGAAATCACCACTTATTAAGTCACCGCTGACGTTCGGCATGTTTAGAACATACATTATCCTGCCACAACATGCGGAAGCCTGGATGTCTATGAAAGATTTGAAATACATTTTGCTGCATGAACTGAATCACATTAAATATAAAGACATTGCCACGAATTATATAGTCATCCTGTTCCAGATTTTGTACTGGTTTAATCCATTAATCTGGATTGCCTTCAAGGAAATGCGTCTGGACCGTGAAATCGCCTGTGACAGAGCCGTCCTAACAATGCTTGAAGAAAACCAGCATGCAGCCTACGGGAACACGATTCTTAATTTTGTAGATAAATCCTATCATTCAAGGCATTTCGCAATCGTTAACCAGTTTGCCGGGTCAAAAAAACAGTTAAAAAAGCGGATTGAACGAATTGCGGACTTCACAAAAGAATCCAAACTGTTAAAACTGAAAAGCATGCTGATTTTTATAGTACTGGCAGGAATTGTCACAAGCCAAATTCCGATTGCTTCTGCAATGCCTTATAGTGATAATCGGATCACCTTCGATAAAAAACATACGATATATGAAGATTTAAGCGGATTTTTCAAAGACTATGATGGCAGCTTTGTAATTTATGATTTGCGGGAAGCACAATACCATATCTATAATAAAGATAAAAGCACGTTACGGGTATCACCGAATTCCACATATAAAATATACAGCGCATTATTCGCATTGGAATCCGGTGTAATCACGAGACATCAGACCTCCATGAAGTGGAATGGCAAAACATATCCGTACAACACCTGGAACCAAAATCAAAACTTATTTACAGCGATGGAAAACTCCGTAACCTGGTACTTTCAAAGGCTGGATAAGTTGGTTCAAATGGAAAGTATTCAAGCATATCTTGATCAACTGAATTATGGGAATCAAAATGTGTCCGGCGGAATTGAAAGCTATTGGCTTGAATCTTCTTTAAAAATTTCGCCAATTGAACAGGTGCAGTTACTCAAAAACTTTTACACAAACAAATTTGGATTTGATAAGAAGAATATTCAATTCGTAAAAGAAGCCATCAAGTTAGAGACCAAAGACCAAGCAGCCCTTTATGGCAAAACCGGTACAGGAACAGTCAATGGAAAAAATGTGAATGGCTGGTTCATTGGATTTGCAGAAACGGAACACAACACTTATTTCTTTGCAGCCAATATTGAAAACAGCCATCATGCAAACGGCAGTACAGCTGCGAAGATTACAAAATCCATTTTGAAAGACAAAGGTATTTATTAG